One Setaria viridis chromosome 5, Setaria_viridis_v4.0, whole genome shotgun sequence genomic region harbors:
- the LOC117855330 gene encoding transcription factor bHLH162 → MDVKRSSSGSTAAEGKRSRASNSSGGASAATTVARKEVERRRRQHMKSLCVELASLIPKEHYSSKDTLTQQQASLDEAAAYIKKLKERVDELQQKRSSAQLLAGVRGGGSGGGGASTLAATTTTSSGGAGSEEADEEAMAAAPPVVEVRQHHDGSSLDVVLISSVARPFKLHEVVTVLEEEGAEIINANFSVTGRKIFYTIHSRAFSSRIGIEASRVSERLRALV, encoded by the exons ATGGATGTGAAGAGGAGCAGCAGTGGCAGTACGGCAGCGGAAGGGAAGAGAAGCAGAGCGAgcaacagcagcggcggcgcatcggcggcgacgacggtggcgaggaaggaggtcgagaggaggaggaggcagcacaTGAAGAGCCTCTGCGTCGAGCTCGCCTCCCTCATCCCCAAAGAACACTACTCCTCCAAG GATACGTTGACCCAGCAGCAGGCTAGCCTGGACGAAGCGGCTGCGTACATCAAGAAGCTCAAGGAAAGGGTGGACGAGCTGCAGCAGAAGAGGAGCTCCGCGCAGCTCTTGGCTGGCGTGAGAGGAGGAggtagtggtggaggaggagcctcGACATTGGCCgcgacgacgacaacgagcagcggcggcgcgggttcAGAAGAAGCCGAcgaggaggccatggcggcggcgccgccggttgTGGAGGTTcggcaacaccacgacgggtcGAGCCTTGACGTGGTGCTCATCAGCAGCGTGGCGCGGCCGTTCAAGCTGCACGAGGTGGTCACCGtgctggaggaagaaggcgccGAGATCATCAACGCCAACTTCTCCGTCACCGGCCGTAAAATCTTCTACACCATCCACTCTCGG GCCTTTAGCTCGAGAATCGGCATAGAGGCTTCAAGGGTTTCTGAAAGACTAAGAGCATTAGTATGA
- the LOC117856153 gene encoding protein CUP-SHAPED COTYLEDON 1, producing the protein MEGKAKKIGSLVEAEGDGLQLPPGFRFYPSDEEIITFYLKPKVHQSNFSCTAIGEVDLNRIEPWELSGKAKMGDKEWYFFYLKDRKYPTGKRTNRATKGGYWKATGKDREIYRAAKKDELPLLVGMKKTLVFYKGRAPTGKKTDWVMHEFRLEGTNKVPCPASSSTSTTTIKSSSSEDEWVVCRVFDKTTRVKREPALPLFNVAMTGGGIDQSSISMPMPLQFSMLSDFTMDPAASYYSTVDARSLAVPPVMPPLSGMGNIGLQVASTLFGNSMVVAPPMSIYHQMGMGAEGASSFLGASKSGPSLMVSQKDTGVDHDQANADEISQMISANPESVATKDMDGIWKY; encoded by the exons ATGGAGGGGAAAGCAAAGAAGATCGGTTCCCTAGTTGAGGCGGAGGGG GATGGCCTTCAGCTGCCTCCAGGGTTTCGGTTCTACCCTAGCGATGAGGAGATAATCACCTTCTACCTCAAGCCCAAGGTTCATCAAAGCAACTTCTCTTGCACTGCCATTGGAGAGGTTGACTTGAATAGGATCGAGCCATGGGAACTGTCTG GCAAGGCGAAGATGGGGGACAAAGAGTGGTACTTCTTTTATCTGAAGGACCGTAAGTACCCAACGGGAAAGAGGACGAACCGGGCCACGAAGGGCGGCTACTGGAAGGCCACGGGGAAGGATAGAGAGATCTATAGGGCCGCAAAAAAGGATGAGCTACCGCTGCTTGTTGGCATGAAGAAGACACTCGTCTTCTACAAGGGTAGGGCTCCCACTGGCAAAAAGACCGACTGGGTCATGCACGAGTTCAGGCTTGAAGGCACCAATAAGGTCCCCTGCCCTGCATCTAGCTCAACTTCCACTACTACCATTAAATCATCTTCTTCCGAG GATGAATGGGTGGTCTGTCGCGTGTTTGACAAGACCACTAGGGTAAAGAGGGAACCTGCACTACCATTGTTCAACGTGGCCATGACTGGCGGTGGAATTGACCAGAGTAGCATCTCTATGCCTATGCCGCTACAATTTTCCATGCTATCAGACTTCACAATGGACCCAGCGGCATCCTACTACTCCACCGTTGACGCAAGATCCTTAGCGGTGCCACCTGTAATGCCACCTTTGTCAGGCATGGGCAACATCGGTCTTCAAGTGGCTAGCACCTTGTTTGGGAACTCGATGGTTGTGGCGCCGCCGATGTCCATCTACCACCAGATGGGCATGGGAGCAGAAGGCGCTAGCAGCTTCCTAGGTGCATCGAAGAGTGGACCTTCTTTGATGGTGTCACAAAAGGACACAGGGGTAGACCATGACCAGGCCAATGCTGATGAGATATCACAGATGATTTCTGCAAACCCAGAGTCCGTGGCCACCAAGGACATGGATGGCATCTGGAAATACTAG